A single region of the Aurantiacibacter sp. MUD11 genome encodes:
- a CDS encoding cold-shock protein — MTHYGKIKSYDSSSGTGSITPEKGGDVLRFKKADLQQEGQMPKVDQRYSYETSEVDGAKKSAVNLQHQQGYEQTLKEQASNQQG; from the coding sequence ATGACACATTACGGCAAGATCAAGAGCTATGACAGCAGCTCGGGGACCGGCTCAATCACCCCTGAGAAGGGCGGAGACGTTCTCCGCTTCAAGAAGGCGGACCTCCAGCAGGAAGGCCAGATGCCGAAGGTCGATCAGCGTTACAGCTACGAGACCAGCGAGGTTGACGGCGCCAAGAAGAGCGCCGTGAACCTGCAGCACCAGCAGGGCTACGAGCAGACCCTGAAGGAACAGGCCAGCAACCAGCAGGGCTGA
- a CDS encoding DUF2061 domain-containing protein: MTANRKSEPDFPKARDRSRTTSSAMREPPQKPFFGPETPKLDPPERPNIKPWRSVAKAVSWRVVGTIDTLILSYLLITYLGPMFGAPVAQADALETASYIAITEVVTKFILYFLHERAWSLTGWGIAFRNASHRETMRRTTIKTGLWRLIASLDTFALAWFFTGSVATAASIGGLEVFTKLVLYFFHERIWARLPFGLENHRQKPQANA; the protein is encoded by the coding sequence ATGACCGCCAATCGCAAAAGCGAACCGGACTTTCCGAAAGCGCGTGATCGATCCCGCACGACGTCGTCTGCAATGAGGGAACCCCCACAAAAACCGTTTTTTGGGCCTGAAACGCCGAAGCTCGATCCGCCGGAAAGGCCGAACATCAAGCCATGGCGCTCTGTCGCCAAGGCCGTTTCTTGGCGTGTCGTGGGCACAATCGACACGCTCATCCTGTCCTATCTCTTGATCACATATCTGGGGCCAATGTTTGGCGCACCTGTCGCGCAGGCCGATGCCCTCGAAACAGCAAGCTATATCGCGATTACTGAGGTCGTGACGAAATTCATCCTCTATTTCTTGCACGAACGCGCGTGGTCACTCACCGGCTGGGGAATAGCGTTTCGCAATGCGAGCCATCGCGAGACTATGCGCCGAACGACCATCAAGACCGGGCTTTGGCGTCTGATTGCATCCCTGGACACATTTGCACTTGCGTGGTTCTTCACCGGAAGCGTAGCCACAGCAGCTTCCATTGGCGGCTTGGAAGTGTTCACCAAGCTGGTGCTCTATTTCTTTCATGAACGCATCTGGGCCCGGTTGCCATTCGGTCTCGAAAACCACCGACAGAAACCGCAGGCTAATGCATAA
- a CDS encoding site-specific integrase, producing the protein MASITKRKGGWCVQVRRKGYAARNATFPTKSAALKWGREQEAQMDNGTLPATVAPLKATRLAELIEQYRQTVTPYKRSSETEGLRLCRMAKDPIAAKVLIDLSAGDFAAYRDRRLKVVKPGTVRRELYLFANMIDKATKEWGYPFSANPVRQVSFPIANDARDRRLEDGEATILRDAIASCRNPFIGPIVELAIQTGLRRREVLELTWANVDQVRRIAFIPTTKTGQPRTIPLTEQAVAIIAALPCERDAGGQPVNERLFPITLNAFKQAWQRVQKRSGLADLRFHDLRHEALSRFCELGLSVPELSVISGHKDPRMLFRYTHLRADDLARKLSGLRWEERKSAPAPQASQTGEFQL; encoded by the coding sequence ATGGCATCAATTACCAAACGAAAAGGCGGCTGGTGCGTCCAAGTTCGCCGCAAGGGCTATGCTGCCCGCAATGCAACTTTCCCCACAAAATCTGCCGCGCTCAAATGGGGGCGCGAGCAGGAAGCGCAGATGGACAATGGCACCCTTCCCGCCACCGTCGCGCCACTGAAGGCAACAAGGCTGGCAGAACTCATCGAACAATATCGCCAGACCGTCACACCCTACAAACGCAGCTCTGAAACGGAGGGCTTAAGGCTCTGCCGCATGGCCAAGGACCCAATTGCTGCCAAGGTGCTCATTGACCTGTCTGCGGGCGATTTCGCGGCATATCGGGACCGAAGGCTGAAGGTAGTCAAACCGGGCACGGTGCGGCGCGAGTTGTATCTGTTTGCCAACATGATCGACAAGGCGACAAAGGAATGGGGTTATCCGTTCTCGGCAAACCCCGTGCGGCAAGTGTCCTTCCCAATCGCCAACGATGCCCGTGACAGGCGCTTGGAGGATGGCGAGGCGACAATCCTGCGCGATGCTATCGCGTCCTGCCGCAATCCCTTCATCGGCCCCATTGTCGAGCTGGCAATCCAGACGGGCTTGCGGAGGCGCGAAGTTCTGGAACTGACTTGGGCCAATGTCGATCAGGTTCGCCGCATCGCCTTCATCCCGACCACAAAGACAGGCCAGCCGCGCACAATCCCGCTGACGGAGCAGGCCGTCGCTATCATCGCTGCCCTGCCCTGCGAGCGCGATGCTGGGGGCCAGCCGGTGAACGAGAGGCTGTTTCCCATCACGCTCAACGCCTTCAAGCAGGCCTGGCAACGTGTGCAGAAGCGTTCCGGCCTAGCAGACCTGCGGTTCCACGATCTGCGCCACGAGGCGCTGTCGCGCTTCTGCGAGCTTGGGCTGTCGGTTCCCGAGTTGTCGGTCATTTCGGGCCACAAGGACCCGAGAATGCTGTTTCGTTATACCCACTTGCGGGCGGACGACCTTGCTCGCAAGCTGTCCGGACTGCGTTGGGAAGAAAGGAAATCCGCGCCAGCACCACAAGCCAGTCAGACAGGGGAGTTTCAGCTATGA
- a CDS encoding NAD-dependent epimerase/dehydratase family protein — MQVLVTGAAGFIGAALSEQLLARGDSVIGIDNLNAYYDPALKHARLRRLDAAGGSRFRFHKLDFADMAALEASVDGAKIDRIVHLGAQAGVRYSLENPAAYVQSNLVGHANMLELARHREVEHMVYASSSSVYGGNDKVPFSVDDRVDHPVSLYAATKRADELMSETYAHLYRIPLTGLRFFTVYGPWGRPDMAYWIFTRKILAGEPIPVFHKGEMWRDFTHIDDIIRGVVAALDHAPADDDAVKAGGSTKPHALYNIGNNRSEKLTDLIAILEQACGTKAQIDWQPMQKGDVVRTYADIDAISRDLGYTPTTTIAEGLPRFVEWYREYHGV, encoded by the coding sequence ATGCAGGTTCTGGTCACCGGGGCAGCAGGCTTCATCGGCGCGGCGCTGAGCGAGCAGTTGCTGGCACGCGGGGACAGCGTGATCGGCATCGACAACCTCAACGCCTATTACGATCCGGCGCTCAAGCATGCGCGGTTGCGGCGGCTGGATGCGGCCGGCGGATCGCGCTTCCGCTTCCACAAGCTGGACTTCGCCGACATGGCTGCGCTGGAAGCATCGGTGGACGGCGCGAAGATCGACCGCATCGTGCACCTCGGCGCGCAGGCGGGGGTGCGCTATTCGCTGGAGAACCCGGCGGCCTACGTGCAGTCCAACCTCGTCGGCCACGCCAACATGCTGGAGCTGGCCCGCCACCGCGAGGTGGAGCACATGGTCTATGCCAGCTCGTCCAGCGTCTATGGCGGCAACGACAAGGTGCCGTTCTCGGTCGACGACCGCGTCGACCATCCCGTCAGCCTCTACGCCGCCACCAAGCGCGCCGACGAGCTGATGAGCGAGACCTATGCCCATCTCTACCGCATCCCGCTGACGGGCCTGCGCTTCTTCACCGTCTACGGCCCCTGGGGGCGCCCGGACATGGCCTACTGGATCTTCACCCGGAAGATCTTGGCGGGCGAACCGATCCCGGTGTTCCACAAGGGGGAAATGTGGCGCGATTTCACCCACATCGATGACATTATCCGCGGCGTGGTGGCGGCGCTGGATCATGCGCCCGCCGATGACGACGCGGTGAAGGCGGGTGGCTCCACCAAGCCGCACGCACTCTACAACATCGGCAACAACCGCTCCGAAAAGCTGACCGACCTGATCGCTATCCTCGAACAGGCTTGCGGCACCAAGGCGCAGATCGACTGGCAGCCGATGCAGAAGGGCGACGTGGTGCGCACCTATGCCGATATCGACGCGATCAGCCGCGACCTTGGCTATACGCCGACCACCACGATTGCCGAGGGGCTGCCGCGCTTCGTCGAATGGTATCGGGAATATCACGGCGTGTAA
- the thyA gene encoding thymidylate synthase has product MTTTPDRHPEWQYLDLMRHIWEHGDERMDRTGVGTRSVFGTMLRFDLANDRVPLLTTKRVYWKAAAKEMLWFLTGETNIRPLLQVGVTIWSDWPLAKYRQATGEDISQKDFEARIVADEVFAKNWGDLGPVYGKQWVDWPTYEYGPDGKYQKGPGINQVAQVVQSLKTNPGSRRHIIEGWNVAELDRMALPPCHKTYQFHVAGEGDEARLNCLLYQRSCDVALGLPFNLFGAALLTRMMAAQTNLLPGELVWSGGDTHLYLNHTDLVEAQLEREPAGEPKLALTRVPPTIFDYRFEDFEVRDYEPQGVLRAPVAV; this is encoded by the coding sequence ATGACCACGACTCCGGACCGCCACCCCGAATGGCAATACCTCGACCTGATGCGCCACATCTGGGAGCACGGCGACGAGCGCATGGACCGCACCGGCGTCGGCACGCGCTCCGTCTTCGGCACCATGTTGCGCTTCGACCTGGCGAACGACCGGGTGCCGCTGCTGACCACCAAGCGCGTCTACTGGAAGGCCGCGGCGAAAGAGATGCTGTGGTTCCTGACCGGGGAGACCAATATCCGGCCCCTGCTGCAGGTGGGCGTCACCATCTGGTCCGACTGGCCGCTGGCCAAGTATCGGCAAGCTACAGGTGAGGACATTTCGCAGAAGGACTTCGAAGCGCGCATAGTCGCCGATGAAGTATTCGCGAAGAATTGGGGCGATCTTGGTCCGGTCTACGGCAAGCAATGGGTCGACTGGCCGACCTACGAATACGGGCCGGACGGCAAGTATCAGAAGGGGCCCGGCATCAACCAGGTGGCGCAGGTGGTGCAGAGCCTGAAGACCAATCCCGGCAGCCGCCGCCACATCATCGAAGGCTGGAACGTGGCCGAGCTGGACCGGATGGCCCTGCCGCCGTGCCACAAGACCTATCAGTTCCACGTCGCCGGCGAGGGGGACGAGGCGCGGCTGAACTGCCTGCTCTACCAGCGCAGCTGCGACGTGGCGCTGGGCCTGCCGTTCAACCTGTTCGGCGCGGCGCTGCTGACGCGGATGATGGCGGCGCAGACGAATCTGCTCCCCGGCGAGCTGGTGTGGAGCGGCGGGGACACGCATTTGTACCTGAATCACACCGATCTGGTGGAAGCGCAGCTGGAACGCGAACCGGCCGGCGAACCGAAACTTGCTCTCACCCGGGTGCCGCCGACAATTTTCGACTACCGTTTCGAGGATTTCGAGGTGCGTGATTACGAACCGCAGGGAGTCCTGCGTGCACCTGTGGCGGTCTAG
- a CDS encoding 3-methyl-2-oxobutanoate dehydrogenase (2-methylpropanoyl-transferring) subunit alpha — protein sequence MADASAEKGSNRPKLALHVPEPRYRPGDAVDFSHLNISEAGAQPRPDESAPAKETFPLCDDLIRVLGDDNKAHGPWDPRLDAETLRSMLREMALVRAFDNRMYRAQRQGKTSFYMKCTGEEATSVCATHALAGDDMIFPSYRQQGCLIARGYKLVEMINQIYSNKGDKLKGRQLPIMYCSKRLNFFSISGNLATQLPQATGFAMASASKGDSRIAATWVGEGSTAEGDFHSALTFATVYNAPVIFNVINNQWAISSFSGFAGAERATFAARAIGYGMAGLRVDGNDPLAVFAAERWAADRARANAGPTLIEHFTYRAEGHSTSDDPSAYRSAEEREEWPLGDPVNRLKNHLIALGEWTEEQQEAMDAELDAEVRTAMKEAEKNGILGHGLHHPFGTMFEDVFEELPWHLKEQSEQAIRERQIKWPEDPAE from the coding sequence ATGGCTGATGCCAGCGCCGAGAAGGGGAGCAATCGCCCCAAGCTCGCATTGCACGTGCCCGAGCCGCGCTACCGCCCCGGCGACGCGGTCGATTTCAGCCACCTGAACATCAGCGAAGCCGGCGCGCAGCCGCGTCCGGACGAAAGCGCCCCGGCGAAGGAAACCTTCCCGCTCTGCGACGACCTGATCCGGGTGCTGGGTGACGACAACAAGGCGCACGGTCCGTGGGACCCGCGCCTCGACGCCGAGACGCTGCGCTCCATGCTGCGCGAAATGGCGCTGGTGCGCGCCTTCGACAATCGCATGTATCGCGCCCAGCGACAGGGCAAGACCAGCTTCTACATGAAGTGTACGGGCGAGGAGGCGACTTCCGTCTGCGCCACCCATGCGCTGGCCGGGGACGACATGATCTTCCCCTCTTACCGCCAGCAGGGCTGCCTGATCGCGCGCGGTTACAAGCTGGTCGAGATGATCAACCAGATCTACTCGAACAAGGGTGACAAGCTGAAGGGCCGCCAGCTGCCGATCATGTACTGCTCGAAGCGGCTGAACTTCTTCTCCATCTCGGGCAACCTCGCCACGCAGCTGCCGCAGGCGACCGGCTTCGCCATGGCCAGCGCCAGCAAGGGCGACAGCCGCATCGCCGCGACCTGGGTGGGCGAGGGCAGCACGGCGGAAGGCGACTTCCACTCCGCGCTGACCTTTGCGACCGTCTACAATGCGCCGGTCATCTTCAACGTCATCAACAACCAGTGGGCGATTTCGTCGTTCTCCGGTTTCGCCGGGGCCGAGCGCGCCACCTTCGCCGCGCGCGCCATCGGCTATGGCATGGCCGGCCTGCGGGTGGACGGCAACGATCCGCTGGCCGTCTTCGCGGCCGAACGCTGGGCGGCCGATCGCGCCCGCGCCAATGCCGGCCCGACGCTGATCGAGCACTTCACCTACCGCGCCGAGGGGCACTCCACCTCGGACGATCCGAGCGCCTACCGCTCGGCCGAGGAGCGCGAGGAATGGCCGCTGGGCGATCCGGTCAACCGGCTGAAGAACCACCTCATCGCGCTGGGCGAATGGACCGAAGAGCAGCAGGAGGCGATGGACGCCGAACTGGATGCCGAAGTGCGCACCGCGATGAAGGAAGCCGAGAAGAACGGCATCCTCGGCCACGGCCTGCACCATCCGTTCGGCACCATGTTCGAGGACGTGTTCGAGGAACTGCCCTGGCACCTCAAGGAACAGAGCGAGCAGGCCATCCGCGAGCGCCAGATCAAGTGGCCGGAGGACCCGGCGGAATGA
- a CDS encoding alpha-ketoacid dehydrogenase subunit beta, with product MTTTEAGATEAGETRQMNMIEAINSALDVMLQRDDDVILLGEDIGYFGGVFRCTAGLQEKYGKTRVFDTPISECGIIGVAVGMGAYGLRPVPEIQFADYIYPGLDQLISEAARLRYRSAAEFIAPMTVRSPFGGGIFGGQTHSQSPEAIFTHVSGLKTVIPATPYDAKGLLISCIEDNDPVIFFEPKRIYNGPFDGYYDKPAKSWKGFAEAQVPEGYYKIPLGKARKVTEGDALTVLAYGTMVHVAEAVCREKGVEAEILDLRTLVPLDIEAIEASIEKTGKCMIVHEATRTSGFGAELSALVQERCFYHLEAPIERVTGFDTPYPHSLEWAYFPGPVRIGEAIDKLLSE from the coding sequence ATGACCACCACAGAGGCAGGCGCGACCGAAGCTGGCGAGACCCGTCAGATGAACATGATCGAGGCGATCAACTCCGCCCTCGACGTCATGCTCCAGCGCGACGACGACGTGATCCTGCTGGGCGAGGATATCGGCTATTTCGGCGGCGTGTTCCGCTGCACCGCCGGCCTGCAGGAAAAGTACGGCAAGACCCGCGTGTTCGACACGCCGATCTCCGAATGCGGCATCATCGGTGTCGCGGTGGGGATGGGCGCCTATGGCCTGCGTCCGGTACCCGAAATCCAGTTCGCCGATTACATCTATCCCGGCCTCGACCAGCTGATCTCCGAAGCGGCGCGTCTGCGTTACCGTTCGGCGGCAGAGTTCATCGCCCCGATGACGGTACGCAGCCCGTTCGGCGGCGGCATCTTCGGCGGCCAGACGCACTCGCAGAGCCCGGAAGCCATCTTCACCCACGTGTCCGGTCTGAAGACGGTGATCCCGGCGACGCCCTACGATGCCAAGGGCCTGCTGATCTCCTGCATCGAGGACAACGACCCGGTCATCTTCTTCGAGCCGAAGCGCATCTACAACGGCCCGTTCGACGGCTATTACGACAAGCCCGCCAAGAGCTGGAAGGGCTTTGCCGAGGCGCAGGTGCCCGAAGGCTATTACAAGATCCCTTTGGGCAAGGCGCGCAAAGTTACCGAGGGCGATGCGCTGACGGTGCTGGCCTATGGCACCATGGTCCACGTGGCCGAGGCGGTCTGCCGCGAGAAGGGCGTTGAAGCTGAAATCCTCGACCTGCGCACGCTGGTGCCGCTCGACATCGAGGCGATCGAGGCCTCCATCGAGAAGACTGGCAAGTGCATGATCGTGCACGAGGCGACGCGGACCTCCGGCTTCGGTGCGGAATTGTCCGCGCTGGTGCAGGAACGCTGCTTCTACCACCTCGAAGCCCCGATCGAACGCGTCACGGGCTTCGACACCCCCTATCCCCACAGCCTCGAATGGGCCTATTTCCCCGGTCCGGTCCGCATCGGCGAGGCCATCGACAAGCTTCTGAGCGAGTAA
- a CDS encoding dihydrolipoamide acetyltransferase family protein, which produces MAKFTFNLPDIGEGIAEAEIVAWHVKPGDRIEEDGQLADMMTDKATVEMESPVAGTVLEVAGEVGDVVAIGGMLVVIETEGEVPEDVLEENEAAAEAAPAPAPEPTPAPASAPEPEVVEEAPAPAPAPAPAPPPAPAPAAAKVLASPAVRKRAADLGIDLADVKAAEDGRIRHADLDAYVSYTGGFSGAAPARADEQIKVIGLRKRIAENMAASKRHIPHFTYVEETDVTALEETRAQLNANRGDRPKLTMLPLLITAICKTLPDFPMINARFDDEAKVVTRHGAVHLGMATMTDNGLMVPVIRNAQSQNLWQLAREIGRLAEAARNGTAKSEELSGSTLTITSLGPLGGVATTPVINRPEVAIIGPNRIVERPMFVTGADGVERIEKRKLMNISISCDHRVVDGYDAAAFVQELKQKLEAPATILAG; this is translated from the coding sequence ATGGCGAAATTCACCTTCAACCTGCCCGATATCGGCGAAGGCATTGCCGAGGCCGAGATCGTTGCCTGGCACGTGAAGCCGGGTGACCGCATCGAGGAAGACGGCCAGCTGGCCGACATGATGACCGACAAGGCGACGGTCGAGATGGAAAGCCCGGTGGCGGGCACCGTGCTCGAAGTCGCCGGCGAAGTGGGCGACGTGGTGGCCATCGGCGGCATGCTGGTGGTGATCGAGACCGAAGGCGAAGTGCCCGAGGACGTGCTGGAAGAGAACGAGGCGGCGGCCGAGGCTGCGCCTGCTCCGGCTCCGGAACCGACACCCGCTCCTGCGTCGGCACCCGAACCCGAAGTGGTCGAGGAAGCACCGGCTCCCGCTCCCGCTCCCGCTCCTGCTCCGCCCCCGGCCCCGGCACCTGCCGCCGCCAAGGTTCTCGCCAGCCCAGCGGTGCGCAAGCGCGCGGCTGACCTCGGCATCGACCTGGCTGACGTGAAGGCAGCCGAGGACGGCCGTATCCGCCACGCCGATCTCGACGCCTATGTGTCCTACACTGGCGGCTTCTCCGGCGCGGCCCCCGCGCGTGCTGACGAGCAGATTAAGGTAATCGGCCTGCGCAAGCGGATTGCCGAGAACATGGCCGCGTCGAAGCGCCACATTCCGCACTTCACCTATGTCGAGGAAACCGACGTCACCGCGCTGGAAGAGACGCGCGCGCAGCTGAACGCCAATCGCGGCGATCGGCCCAAGCTGACCATGCTGCCGCTGCTGATCACCGCGATCTGCAAGACGCTGCCCGACTTCCCGATGATCAATGCCCGTTTCGATGACGAGGCCAAGGTCGTCACCCGCCACGGCGCCGTGCACCTGGGCATGGCGACCATGACCGACAACGGCCTGATGGTGCCCGTCATCCGCAACGCGCAGTCGCAGAACCTGTGGCAGCTCGCCCGCGAAATCGGGCGCCTGGCGGAGGCGGCTCGCAACGGCACGGCCAAGTCGGAGGAACTGTCCGGCTCGACCCTGACGATCACCTCGCTCGGCCCGCTCGGCGGCGTGGCGACGACCCCGGTGATCAACCGTCCGGAAGTGGCGATCATCGGTCCGAATCGCATCGTCGAACGGCCCATGTTCGTGACCGGCGCGGACGGCGTCGAACGAATCGAAAAGCGCAAGCTGATGAACATTTCGATCAGCTGCGATCACCGTGTCGTGGATGGCTACGATGCGGCTGCATTCGTGCAGGAATTGAAGCAGAAACTGGAGGCTCCGGCCACGATTCTGGCCGGGTAA
- a CDS encoding iron-containing alcohol dehydrogenase: MSDDFTFHYGPQLVSGIGASANLAPLLPDGPVLFVTDANLRALGLTDAALSGFAGRELAVFDEVQEDPSEASALGAVELGRSIGAKAVIGFGGGSPMDVAKAAAYLLGSGEPIEDIYGVGAATGEGLPLVLVPTTAGTGSEATPISILTVGETSKKGIVAPALYADWAVLDAGLTTGLPRHVTAATGVDAMVHAIEAFTTKRLKNPVSDALAKEALRLLSANIRAACDTPNDLAVRDAMLRGSYLAGVAFANAPCAGVHALAYPLGGHFHVPHGLSNALMLPHVLAHNMPVAREMYAELAVEIAPDLASLGTQARAQCFVEALVSIAADIGLSPKLADVGIEAGHLDLLADEAMKQERLLVNNPVPITREDARRMYEAAL, from the coding sequence GTGAGCGATGATTTCACCTTCCATTACGGTCCGCAACTGGTCTCCGGCATCGGCGCGAGCGCGAACCTTGCGCCCCTGCTGCCCGATGGGCCGGTGCTGTTCGTCACCGATGCCAACCTGCGTGCGCTGGGCCTGACCGACGCTGCGCTCAGCGGTTTCGCCGGGCGCGAGCTGGCGGTGTTCGACGAAGTGCAGGAAGACCCCAGCGAAGCCAGCGCGCTGGGTGCGGTCGAACTGGGCAGGAGCATCGGCGCAAAGGCCGTCATCGGCTTCGGCGGCGGCAGCCCGATGGATGTCGCCAAGGCGGCCGCTTACCTGCTCGGCAGCGGCGAGCCGATCGAGGACATTTACGGCGTCGGCGCAGCAACCGGCGAGGGCCTGCCACTGGTGCTGGTGCCGACCACGGCGGGCACCGGTTCCGAAGCGACGCCGATCTCCATCCTGACGGTGGGGGAGACGAGCAAGAAAGGCATCGTCGCGCCCGCGCTCTATGCCGACTGGGCCGTGCTCGACGCCGGCCTCACCACCGGCCTGCCGCGCCATGTCACCGCCGCGACCGGCGTCGATGCCATGGTCCACGCGATCGAGGCGTTCACGACCAAGCGGCTCAAGAACCCGGTGTCCGACGCACTGGCGAAAGAGGCGTTGCGGCTGCTCTCGGCGAATATCCGCGCCGCCTGTGACACGCCCAACGACCTGGCAGTGCGCGATGCCATGCTGCGCGGTTCCTACCTTGCCGGTGTCGCCTTCGCCAATGCGCCCTGCGCCGGCGTTCATGCGCTGGCCTATCCGCTGGGCGGACACTTCCACGTGCCGCACGGGCTGTCGAACGCCCTGATGCTGCCGCATGTGCTGGCGCACAACATGCCCGTCGCGCGTGAAATGTATGCCGAACTGGCAGTGGAGATCGCGCCTGATCTTGCCTCGCTGGGCACGCAGGCCCGGGCGCAGTGCTTCGTCGAGGCGCTGGTGAGCATTGCCGCCGATATCGGGCTCAGCCCGAAGCTGGCCGATGTCGGCATCGAAGCCGGGCACCTCGACCTGCTGGCGGACGAGGCGATGAAGCAGGAGCGATTGCTGGTGAACAATCCCGTCCCGATTACCCGCGAGGATGCGCGGCGCATGTACGAGGCTGCCCTGTGA
- a CDS encoding acyl-CoA thioesterase, with protein MSRDPARPRSAYRAWREIPTRWADNDVYGHVNNVTYYAWFDTAVNAELVERGLLDIEHGGMIGLVVETSCRYFAPLAFPQVVEAGVRVAKLGTSSVRYEVGIFAQGSDEAAAEGHFIHVYVDRDTRRPVPLPADWREVLSSLS; from the coding sequence ATGAGCCGCGATCCAGCCCGTCCGCGCAGCGCCTACCGCGCCTGGCGCGAGATCCCCACGCGCTGGGCGGACAACGACGTCTACGGCCACGTCAACAACGTGACCTATTACGCCTGGTTCGACACGGCGGTGAACGCCGAACTGGTGGAGCGCGGACTGCTGGACATCGAGCATGGCGGGATGATCGGCCTCGTGGTGGAAACCTCTTGCCGGTACTTCGCGCCGCTAGCTTTCCCGCAGGTGGTCGAGGCCGGGGTGCGGGTGGCCAAGCTGGGCACCTCCAGCGTGCGCTACGAGGTCGGCATCTTTGCGCAGGGTAGCGATGAAGCTGCCGCCGAAGGGCACTTCATCCATGTCTACGTGGACAGGGACACGCGCCGCCCGGTGCCGCTGCCCGCAGACTGGCGGGAAGTGCTGAGCAGCCTGTCCTAG
- a CDS encoding DUF2842 domain-containing protein, protein MRTEPTWRIPVGILALVAALIVYAVVIARYAPSVIGEWPVWAQTLVYILLGVIWIRPLRRFLIWMETGRWG, encoded by the coding sequence ATGCGCACCGAGCCGACCTGGCGCATACCCGTGGGCATCCTGGCGCTGGTGGCGGCGCTGATCGTCTATGCCGTGGTGATCGCGCGTTATGCCCCTTCGGTGATCGGCGAATGGCCGGTCTGGGCGCAGACGCTGGTCTACATCCTGCTGGGCGTGATCTGGATCCGCCCGTTGCGACGCTTCCTCATCTGGATGGAAACCGGCCGCTGGGGCTGA
- a CDS encoding 5-formyltetrahydrofolate cyclo-ligase, protein MTDITQQKAAIRKALRKARGEHAANLPAEVSALVFRAPPAPVRELVPEGAVIGLYRADTGEAPAGSYARHFMEAGHTIALPRIEGLDSPMTFHVHTDPYGEGDLVEGPMGLMQPAASAEQVIPDVLFMPLVGFTQSGDRIGQGGGFYDRWLEAHPDTLAFGLAWDVQLVEELPVEDHDMPLTAIITPTRIYGPF, encoded by the coding sequence GTGACTGACATTACCCAACAGAAAGCCGCCATCCGCAAGGCGCTGCGCAAGGCGCGGGGCGAACACGCTGCGAACCTGCCGGCAGAGGTGAGCGCACTGGTGTTCCGCGCCCCGCCCGCACCCGTGCGCGAACTGGTGCCCGAAGGGGCCGTCATCGGCCTCTACCGCGCCGACACCGGCGAAGCGCCTGCCGGCAGCTATGCCCGGCACTTCATGGAAGCGGGCCACACCATCGCCCTGCCCCGGATCGAGGGGCTGGATTCCCCGATGACCTTCCATGTCCACACCGATCCCTACGGCGAGGGTGATCTGGTCGAAGGGCCGATGGGCCTGATGCAACCTGCGGCCAGCGCCGAACAGGTCATTCCGGACGTATTGTTCATGCCGCTGGTCGGCTTTACCCAAAGCGGCGACCGCATCGGCCAGGGCGGCGGTTTCTACGACCGCTGGCTGGAAGCCCATCCCGATACGCTGGCCTTCGGCCTCGCCTGGGACGTGCAGCTGGTGGAAGAACTGCCGGTAGAGGACCATGACATGCCGCTGACCGCCATCATCACCCCCACCCGCATCTACGGGCCGTTCTGA
- a CDS encoding cell division protein ZapA encodes MSSNVTLQIAGRRYTIACAPGEEAHIEQLGASIDAKLAALDSLAGQSPERTLLYASLLLADELHEAKASQPAPAPAPAAANDDKSAEALENLADRLESLASQLESGADNT; translated from the coding sequence ATGAGCAGCAACGTCACCCTGCAGATCGCCGGACGCCGCTACACCATCGCCTGCGCGCCGGGCGAGGAAGCCCATATCGAGCAGCTGGGCGCATCGATCGATGCCAAGCTGGCGGCGCTGGACAGCCTGGCCGGCCAGTCACCCGAACGCACCCTGCTCTACGCCTCGCTGCTGCTGGCGGACGAGCTGCACGAGGCCAAGGCCAGCCAGCCCGCACCGGCGCCCGCGCCTGCCGCCGCCAATGACGACAAAAGCGCCGAAGCGCTCGAAAACCTCGCCGACCGGCTGGAATCGCTCGCATCGCAGCTTGAGAGTGGCGCGGACAACACCTAG